Proteins from a genomic interval of Denticeps clupeoides chromosome 20, fDenClu1.1, whole genome shotgun sequence:
- the atp1a3a gene encoding sodium/potassium-transporting ATPase subunit alpha-3a — protein sequence MGYGRSDSYRVATTQDKDEKESPKKKGGKDLDDLKKEVPLTEHKMSIEEVCRKYNTDIVQGLTNARAAEYLARDGPNALTPPPTTPEWVKFCRQLFGGFSILLWIGAILCFLAYAIQAATEDEPAGDNLYLGIVLSAVVIITGCFSYFQEAKSSKIMESFKNMVPQQALVIREGEKLQINAEEVVAGDLVEVKGGDRIPADLRIISAHGCKVDNSSLTGESEPQTRSPDCTHDNPLETRNIAFFSTNCVEGTARGIVVCTGDRTVMGRIATLTSGLETGKTPIAKEIEHFIHIITGVAVFLGVTFFILSIILGYSWLEAVIFLIGIIVANVPEGLLATVTVCLTLTAKRMARKNCLVKNLEAVETLGSTSTICSDKTGTLTQNRMTVAHMWFDNQIHEADTTEDQSGTSFDKSSVTWVSLARIAALCNRAAFKAGQESLPILKRDVAGDASESALLKCIELSCGSVKAMRDKYKKVAEIPFNSTNKYQLSVHETEEADDNRYLLVMKGAPERILDRCSTILLQGKEQPMDEEMKEAFQNAYLELGGLGERVLGFCHLLLPEDKYPKGFAFDTDDVNFQTDNLCFVGLMSMIDPPRAAVPDAVGKCRSAGIKVIMVTGDHPITAKAIAKGVGIISEGNETVEDIAARLNIPVSQVNPRDAKACVIHGSDLKDLSQEQMDEVLKNHTEIVFARTSPQQKLIIVEGCQRQGAIVAVTGDGVNDSPALKKADIGVAMGISGSDVSKQAADMILLDDNFASIVTGVEEGRLIFDNLKKSIAYTLTSNIPEITPFLFFIMVNIPLPLGTITILCIDLGTDMVPAISLAYEAAESDIMKRQPRNPHRDKLVNERLISIAYGQIGMIQALGGFFSYFVILAENGFLPSLLVGIRLNWDDRSNNDLEDSYGQQWTYEQRKIVEFTCHTAFFVSIVVVQWADVIICKTRRNSVFQQGMKNKILIFGLFEETALAAFLSYCPGMDVALRMYPLKPSWWFCAFPYSFLIFVYDEIRKLILRRNPGGWVEKETYY from the exons ATGGGG TACGGACGGTCGGACAGCTACCGCGTGGCCACCACGCAGGACAAGGATGAGAAGGAATCTCCCaagaagaaggggggaaagGACCTGGATGACCTGAAGAAGGAAGTTCCGTTG acGGAACATAAGATGTCCATAGAGGAGGTCTGTCGGAAGTACAACACTGACATTGTGCAG GGTCTGACCAATGCCAGGGCAGCCGAGTATCTGGCTCGTGACGGACCCAACGCCCTCACCCCGCCCCCCACCACCCCCGAGTGGGTGAAGTTCTGCAGACAGCTGTTCGGGGGCTTCTCCATCCTACTGTGGATCGGCGCCATCCTCTGCTTCCTGGCCTATGCCATCCAGGCTGCTACTGAGGACGAGCCAGCAGGAGACAAT CTGTATCTGGGCATCGTGCTCTCCGCTGTGGTCATCATCACCGGCTGCTTCTCCTATTTCCAGGAGGCCAAAAGTTCAAAGATCATGGAGTCCTTCAAGAACATGGTGCCCCAG CAAGCGCTGGTTATCCGTGAGGGTGAGAAGCTGCAGATTAATGCAGAGGAGGTGGTGGCAGGAGACCTGGTGGAGGTGAAGGGTGGAGACAGGATTCCTGCTGACTTGAGAATCATCTCAGCTCATGGCTGCAAG GTGGACAACTCCTCTCTGACTGGAGAATCAGAGCCTCAGACCAGGTCACCTGACTGCACCCATGACAACCCTCTGGAAACCCGCAACATTGCATTCTTCTCCACCAACTGTGTTGAAG GCACCGCCCGTGGCATCGTTGTCTGCACTGGTGACCGCACTGTCATGGGCCGCATCGCCACCCTCACCTCTGGCCTGGAGACCGGCAAGACACCCATTGCTAAAGAGATTGAGCATTTCATCCACATCATCACGGGAGTGGCGGTTTTCCTGGGCGTCACCTTTTTCATTCTCTCCATCATTCTGGGCTACAGCTGGCTGGAGGCTGTCATCTTCCTTATTGGCATCATTGTGGCCAATGTGCCGGAGGGTCTACTGGCTACTGTCACT GTGTGTCTCACCCTAACTGCCAAGCGCATGGCCCGCAAGAACTGCCTGGTGAAGAATCTGGAGGCCGTAGAGACGCTGggctccacctccaccatctGCTCTGACAAGACAGGCACCCTGACCCAGAACCGCATGACCGTGGCCCACATGTGGTTTGACAACCAGATCCACGAGGCCGACACCACCGAGGACCAGTCTG GTACTTCTTTTGATAAGAGCTCGGTGACGTGGGTGTCTCTGGCCCGCATCGCTGCTCTGTGCAACCGTGCCGCGTTCAAGGCGGGACAGGAGTCTCTACCCATCCTGAAGAGGGACGTGGCCGGAGATGCCTCCGAATCAGCCCTGCTCAAGTGTATCGAGCTGTCCTGTGGCTCCGTCAAAGCCATGAGAGACAAGTACAAGAAGGTGGCCGAGATCCCATTCAACTCCACCAACAAGTACCAG CTGTCCGTGCACGAGACGGAGGAAGCCGACGATAACCGCTACCTGCTGGTGATGAAGGGGGCACCAGAGAGGATCCTGGATCGCTGCTCCACCATTTTGCTGCAGGGCAAAGAGCAGCCCATGGATGAGGAGATGAAGGAGGCCTTCCAGAATGCCTATCTGGAGCTTGGAGGACTGGGGGAAAGAGTCCTGg GTTTCTGCCACTTGCTCCTACCAGAAGACAAATACCCCAAAGGCTTCGCCTTTGACACCGACGATGTCAACTTCCAGACGGACAACCTGTGCTTCGTTGGACTCATGTCCATGATCGACCCCCCACGTGCAGCCGTACCTGACGCCGTGGGCAAGTGCCGCTCTGCTGGCATCAAAGTTATCATGGTGACCGGAGACCATCCCATCACTGCTAAGGCCATTGCCAAGGGCGTGGGCATCATCTCTGAGGGCAACGAGACAGTGGAGGACATCGCCGCCCGACTCAACATCCCCGTCAGCCAGGTCAACCCCAG GGATGCTAAAGCTTGTGTGATCCACGGCTCGGACCTGAAGGATCTGTCTCAGGAACAGATGGACGAGGTGCTGAAGAACCACACTGAGATCGTATTTGCCAGAACGTCCCCACAGCAGAAGCTCATCATTGTAGAGGGCTGCCAGAGACAG GGTGCTATTGTGGCCGTGACTGGAGATGGTGTCAATGACTCTCCCGCTCTGAAGAAGGCTGACATCGGTGTTGCCATGGGAATCTCCGGGTCAGACGTCTCCAAACAGGCCGCTGACATGATCTTGCTGGATGACAACTTTGCCTCCATTGTTACTGGAGTAGAGGAGG GTCGTCTGATCTTTGACAACCTGAAGAAGTCCATTGCCTACACCCTGACCAGCAACATCCCAGAGATCACCCCCTTCCTGTTCTTTATTATGGTCAACATCCCCCTTCCTCTCGGCACCATTACCATCCTCTGTATTGACTTGGGCACTGACATG GTGCCAGCCATCTCACTGGCCTATGAGGCCGCTGAGAGTGACATTATGAAGCGCCAGCCCAGGAACCCCCACAGAGACAAGCTGGTGAACGAGAGACTGATCAGCATTGCCTATGGACAGATCG GTATGATCCAGGCCTTGGGTGGGTTTTTCAGCTACTTTGTGATTCTGGCAGAAAATGGTTTCCTGCCATCCCTGCTGGTGGGTATCCGGCTCAACTGGGACGATCGTTCCAACAACGACCTTGAGGACAGCTATGGTCAGCAGTGG ACGTACGAGCAGCGGAAGATAGTGGAGTTCACCTGTCACACTGCCTTCTTCGTCAGCATTGTGGTGGTGCAGTGGGCTGATGTCATCATCTGCAAGACCAGGCGTAACTCTGTCTTCCAGCAGGGCATGAA GAATAAAATCCTGATCTTTGGCCTGTTCGAGGAGACGGCccttgctgccttcctctcctacTGCCCTGGCATGGATGTGGCGCTTAGGATGTACCCGCTGAA ACCAAGCTGGTGGTTCTGCGCGTTCCCTTACAGTTTCCTCATCTTTGTTTATGATGAGATCCGAAAACTCATCCTGCGTAGAAACCCAGGAG GTTGGGTGGAGAAGGAGACCTACTATTAA